Proteins from a genomic interval of Arachis hypogaea cultivar Tifrunner chromosome 10, arahy.Tifrunner.gnm2.J5K5, whole genome shotgun sequence:
- the LOC112715425 gene encoding uncharacterized acetyltransferase At3g50280: MPSSSAPITIISRCTVVPHKPSTLNDLKLSISDLNMLSCHYIQKGCIYAAPSLPQTTLIQSLKTSLSQTLSIFPPLAGTFRTSDSGHVYVHSNDSGVHFIHAAASAVSVSDLLSSKDVPNTFQQLFPFHKKLNYTAHFSPIMAVQVTELADGVFIGVAVNHAVTDGASLWHFFNTFAEFSRGAASPSRLPDFRRDSILVSEAVLRLPDGDLKVSFNANETLRERIFGFSRESIRRLKAEANRRAPPENQICSDDGGSAVELMAKMSNDTKLETVTGNKPNSEIVEISSFQSLCALTWRAVTRARKIPLSKSTTFRMAVNVRSRMEPKLGDNYFGNAIQSFATCATAEEVVCRDLSWSAKQLNKSVRAYDSDAVKRAIEDWECEPQCFALGNHDGATVQMGSSPRFPMYDNDFGWGKPVAVRSGAANKFDGKMSAFPGRDGGGSVDLEVVLAPDAMAALECDDEFMLYASG; encoded by the coding sequence ATGCCTTCTTCGTCTGCACCAATTACTATAATCTCAAGATGCACCGTTGTCCCTCACAAACCCTCAACACTCAACGACCTCAAGCTTTCAATCTCAGACCTCAACATGCTCTCTTGTCACTACATCCAAAAGGGATGTATCTACGCTGCACCCTCACTCCCTCAAACCACTCTAATCCAATCCCTTAAAACCTCACTCTCACAAACCCTCTCCATCTTCCCTCCCCTCGCCGGAACCTTCCGAACCTCAGATTCCGGACATGTCTACGTCCATTCTAATGACTCCGGCGTCCATTTCATCCACGCCGCGGCTTCTGCAGTTTCTGTCTCCGACCTCTTGTCCTCAAAGGACGTCCCCAACACCTTCCAACAACTCTTCCCCTTCCACAAGAAACTAAACTACACCGCTCATTTCTCTCCGATCATGGCCGTTCAGGTCACCGAGCTCGCCGATGGTGTCTTCATCGGCGTCGCCGTCAACCATGCCGTCACCGACGGAGCCTCCCTCTGGCACTTCTTCAACACCTTCGCTGAATTCTCCAGAGGAGCCGCATCGCCATCGAGGCTCCCGGACTTCCGCCGGGACTCAATTCTGGTCTCCGAAGCCGTCCTCCGGCTACCGGACGGCGACCTTAAGGTCTCCTTCAATGCCAACGAGACCTTGCGCGAGAGGATCTTCGGCTTCAGCCGTGAATCCATTCGGAGGCTGAAAGCAGAAGCAAACCGCCGCGCACCGCCGGAGAATCAAATCTGCAGCGATGACGGCGGCTCCGCCGTTGAGTTGATGGCGAAGATGAGCAACGACACGAAATTGGAAACGGTTACTGGAAACAAACCAAATAGTGAAATCGTTGAGATCTCGTCCTTTCAGTCCCTCTGCGCGCTGACTTGGCGTGCGGTTACGCGTGCTAGGAAGATTCCGTTATCCAAATCGACGACATTTAGAATGGCGGTTAACGTTCGCAGCAGAATGGAGCCGAAGCTTGGGGATAACTACTTTGGGAACGCGATTCAGAGCTTTGCCACGTGTGCGACCGCGGAAGAAGTAGTGTGCAGGGACCTTTCGTGGAGCGCAAAGCAGCTGAACAAGAGCGTGAGGGCGTACGATAGCGATGCGGTGAAGCGCGCCATAGAGGATTGGGAGTGCGAGCCACAGTGCTTCGCTTTGGGGAACCACGACGGCGCCACGGTGCAGATGGGGAGCTCTCCGCGGTTTCCTATGTACGATAATGATTTCGGGTGGGGGAAACCAGTGGCTGTGAGGAGCGGCGCCGCCAATAAGTTCGACGGAAAGATGTCGGCATTTCCTGGGAGGGATGGCGGCGGTTCCGTGGACTTGGAGGTGGTCTTGGCGCCCGATGCTATGGCGGCTCTTGAGTGTGACGACGAGTTCATGCTCTATGCATCTGGTTGA